From Nicotiana tabacum cultivar K326 chromosome 22, ASM71507v2, whole genome shotgun sequence, one genomic window encodes:
- the LOC107785277 gene encoding uncharacterized protein LOC107785277 isoform X1 — translation MDTDSTTSSSSSNSNGVIVTAEKRRVRIENPFTLKVGQVFTGFGIGCGIGIGVGRPLNLGAIPMLNQVMTATRGATDAFSGVGRHVNNSLRKVGAKGIEAGIGCGVGFGHGFGVGLAVKRGVVDQIQLFLIQAMTKLMMKSGMSTGLSVGQGILPPSLQAGMRTINEASNQNPLGSVNSLEVKVPHNSSLGLLTDTNTSSLSSHENETSKTNVSSSNTTYSSRTEKVLSNFLQSSLLKDEGSTANELSERLRSENNLLHIVLKHQQVIDELMQENEKLRQILVKDLKVSPSKLHTSYSSGSKFPCTECFECRRKQRRR, via the exons ATGGATACGGACAGTACAActagcagcagcagtagtaatagcaatggCGTAATAGTTACTGCAGAAAAAAGAAGGGTGAGAATAGAGAATCCTTTTACTTTGAAGGTGGGGCAAGTATTTACTGGCTTTGGCATTGGTTGTGGTATTGGAATTGGTGTTGGTCGCCCTTTAAATCTAG GTGCAATACCAATGCTAAATCAAGTTATGACTGCCACTAGGGGCGCAACAGATGCATTTTCTGGAGTTGGAAGACATGTTAATAATTCT TTGAGGAAGGTTGGGGCAAAAGGCATTGAAGCAGGCATTGGATGTGGAGTAGGTTTTGGACATGGTTTTGGTGTTG GTCTTGCTGTGAAGCGCGGAGTAGTGGATCAGATTCAGTTGTTTTTAATT CAAGCCATGACTAAATTAATGATGAAGTCTGGAATGTCGACCGGCTTGTCTGTTGGTCAAGGCATCCTTCCACCGTCCTTGCAAGCTGGCATGAGGACGATCAATGAAGCCTCTAATCAGAATCCACTGGGAAGTGTCAATTCACTTGAAGTGAAGGTCCCTCATAATTCTTCTCTGGGCTTGCTTACAGATACAAACACAAGTTCTCTATCTTCTCATGAAAAtgaaacttcaaaaactaatgtCAGCTCTTCAAATACAACATATAGCAGTCGAACTGAGAAGGTTCTTAGTAATTTTTTGCAGAGTTCACTTTTGAAGGATGAAGGCAGTACAGCAAATGAGCTG TCGGAGCGTTTGAGATCAGAGAACAACCTTCTTCATATT GTGTTGAAACACCAGCAAGTGATTGACGAGCTCATGCAGGAAAATGAAAAGCTTCGCCAGATACTAGTGAAAGACTTGAAAGTCTCGCCCAGTAAACTCCATACCAGCTACTCTAGTGGAAGTAAGTTTCCATGTACTGAATGTTTTGAGTGCCGTAGAAAACAAAGGAGACGATGA
- the LOC107785277 gene encoding uncharacterized protein LOC107785277 isoform X2 has product MKFEDFWKPKEREPKNSSAIPMLNQVMTATRGATDAFSGVGRHVNNSLRKVGAKGIEAGIGCGVGFGHGFGVGLAVKRGVVDQIQLFLIQAMTKLMMKSGMSTGLSVGQGILPPSLQAGMRTINEASNQNPLGSVNSLEVKVPHNSSLGLLTDTNTSSLSSHENETSKTNVSSSNTTYSSRTEKVLSNFLQSSLLKDEGSTANELSERLRSENNLLHIVLKHQQVIDELMQENEKLRQILVKDLKVSPSKLHTSYSSGSKFPCTECFECRRKQRRR; this is encoded by the exons atgaaatttgaagatttttggaaaCCTAAAGAACGGGAACCCAAGAATTCGA GTGCAATACCAATGCTAAATCAAGTTATGACTGCCACTAGGGGCGCAACAGATGCATTTTCTGGAGTTGGAAGACATGTTAATAATTCT TTGAGGAAGGTTGGGGCAAAAGGCATTGAAGCAGGCATTGGATGTGGAGTAGGTTTTGGACATGGTTTTGGTGTTG GTCTTGCTGTGAAGCGCGGAGTAGTGGATCAGATTCAGTTGTTTTTAATT CAAGCCATGACTAAATTAATGATGAAGTCTGGAATGTCGACCGGCTTGTCTGTTGGTCAAGGCATCCTTCCACCGTCCTTGCAAGCTGGCATGAGGACGATCAATGAAGCCTCTAATCAGAATCCACTGGGAAGTGTCAATTCACTTGAAGTGAAGGTCCCTCATAATTCTTCTCTGGGCTTGCTTACAGATACAAACACAAGTTCTCTATCTTCTCATGAAAAtgaaacttcaaaaactaatgtCAGCTCTTCAAATACAACATATAGCAGTCGAACTGAGAAGGTTCTTAGTAATTTTTTGCAGAGTTCACTTTTGAAGGATGAAGGCAGTACAGCAAATGAGCTG TCGGAGCGTTTGAGATCAGAGAACAACCTTCTTCATATT GTGTTGAAACACCAGCAAGTGATTGACGAGCTCATGCAGGAAAATGAAAAGCTTCGCCAGATACTAGTGAAAGACTTGAAAGTCTCGCCCAGTAAACTCCATACCAGCTACTCTAGTGGAAGTAAGTTTCCATGTACTGAATGTTTTGAGTGCCGTAGAAAACAAAGGAGACGATGA